In Pseudoalteromonas marina, a genomic segment contains:
- a CDS encoding M14 family metallopeptidase, with protein sequence MTDSAYPIGTPGKKWNDSDKAQWLAGQVIKRSYQDEVLTLINELKGTLTVEQYGELNYNDGCYPLYALQTPNFDDTKPTVLITGGVHGYETSGVHGALRFAKTSALNHSKHFNIIITPCISPWGYETINRWNPSAIDPNRSFYENSPSHESAAVMAYVKSLNIDLLAHIDLHETTDSDNSEFRPALAAREGTTNTNWNIPDGFYLVADSTKPEPEFQKVIIEGVAKVTHIAPSDENNALIGVPQEQFGVINYAARQLGLCMGFTDAPFVTTTEVYPDSPSANSEQCILAQVAVIDSALNYLRNEG encoded by the coding sequence ATGACTGACAGCGCATACCCAATTGGCACACCAGGTAAAAAATGGAACGACAGCGACAAAGCACAATGGCTAGCAGGGCAAGTTATAAAGCGTAGCTACCAAGATGAAGTGTTAACGCTAATAAACGAACTTAAAGGCACATTAACGGTTGAGCAATATGGCGAGCTTAATTACAACGATGGCTGTTATCCATTATATGCCCTGCAAACACCTAATTTTGATGATACCAAACCAACGGTTTTAATTACCGGTGGCGTGCATGGGTACGAAACCAGTGGTGTACATGGCGCGCTTAGATTTGCAAAAACCTCTGCTTTAAATCATTCAAAACACTTTAATATAATTATTACTCCCTGTATTAGCCCTTGGGGGTATGAAACAATTAACCGCTGGAACCCAAGCGCAATAGATCCTAACCGCTCCTTTTACGAAAATAGCCCATCACACGAGTCTGCCGCTGTTATGGCCTATGTAAAATCATTAAATATTGATCTACTAGCACACATTGATTTACACGAGACAACAGACTCCGATAACAGTGAATTCAGGCCAGCGCTTGCAGCACGTGAAGGCACAACTAATACAAACTGGAATATTCCTGATGGGTTTTACTTAGTTGCTGACAGTACAAAGCCAGAGCCAGAATTTCAAAAAGTGATTATTGAGGGCGTTGCAAAGGTTACGCATATTGCACCAAGCGATGAAAACAATGCATTAATAGGCGTACCGCAGGAACAATTTGGCGTTATAAATTACGCAGCACGCCAATTAGGTTTATGTATGGGCTTTACTGATGCACCTTTTGTAACAACAACAGAGGTTTACCCAGATAGTCCT